In one Misgurnus anguillicaudatus chromosome 1, ASM2758022v2, whole genome shotgun sequence genomic region, the following are encoded:
- the LOC129432189 gene encoding sodium-coupled neutral amino acid symporter 2 isoform X2 — protein MDNSSECNGYRESPNNTHMNGMKKASSKKDLSNFSILEMDNSSECNGYRESPNKTLMNGMKKASSKKDMSNLSILEMDNSSECNGDRESPNKTLMNGMKTASSIEHMNNFSILEKDNSSECNGYRESLKKTLMNGMKTASSIEHMNNFSILEKDNSSECNGYRESPNKSPMNGINEAPGKTEMHFRPLDMNNISTNGNEPHNYQESPNKTHISQHYGFQNGPNKTHINRMNKAPGKTEMSNFSTLDVDNSSTNSNEYDGYQESPTKTPINSLQYVDVDAESQNFLSGKKKYENEYTPGSASFGMSVFNLGNAIMGSGILGLSYAMANTGIALFVILLVAVLIFSLYSVHLLLKTANEGGSMVYEQLGYKAFGLPGKLAASCSITMQNFGAMASYLFIVKYELPIVIKSFLDTNDNSWYTNGDYLVLIVTVGIILPLSLLKNLGYLGYTSGFSLLCMVFFLIVVIYKKFQIPCPLPETLINITVNSSVSKPNTTEDDCCKPKYFVFNSQTVYAVPILTFAFVCHPAILPMYQELKDRSRQKMQNVANVSFLGMFVMYLLAALFGYLTFNEAVESELLHTYSRVYDFDLVLMIVRFAVLVAVTLTVPVVLFPIRTSVNHLTGATKNFSWPRHISITVGLLVCVNILVIFVPTIRDIFGFIGASAAAMLIFILPSAFYIQLVKKESMKSIQKISALLFLITGIFVMLGSITLIILDWIHNAGVSEDTGSGH, from the exons ATGGACAACAGCAGCGAATGCAACGGTTATCGAGAAAGTCCAAACAACACTCATATGAACGG AATGAAAAAAGCCTCTAGTAAAAAAGACTTGAGCAACTTCAGCATTTTAGAAATGGACAACAGCAGTGAATGCAACGGTTATCGAGAAAGTCCAAACAAAACTCTTATGAACGG AATGAAAAAAGCCTCTAGTAAAAAAGACATGAGCAACCTCAGCATTTTAGAAATGGACAACAGCAGCGAGTGCAACGGTGACCGAGAAAGTCCAAACAAAACTCTTATGAACGG AATGAAAACAGCCTCTAGTATAGAACACATGAATAACTTCAGCATTTTAGAAAAGGACAACAGCAGCGAGTGCAACGGTTATCGAGAAAGTTTGAAAAAAACTCTTATGAACGG AATGAAAACAGCCTCTAGTATAGAACACATGAATAACTTCAGCATTTTAGAAAAGGACAACAGCAGCGAATGCAACGGTTATCGAGAAAGTCCAAACAAAAGTCCTATGAACGG AATAAACGAAGCCCCTGGTAAAACAGAGATGCATTTCAGGCCTTTAGACATGAACAACATCAGCACCAACGGCAATGAACCCCACAATTATCAAGAAAGTCCTAACAAAACTCATATTAGTCAACACTACGGTTTTCAAAATGGTCCAAACAAAACTCATATTAACAG AATGAACAAAGCTCCTGGTAAAACAGAGATGAGCAATTTCAGCACTTTAGATGTGGACAACAGCAGCACCAACAGCAATGAATATGACGGTTATCAAGAAAGTCCAACCAAAACTCCTATTAACAG TTTGCAGTATGTCGACGTGGATGCAGAAAGCCAGAACTTTCTGTCTGGCAAGAAGAAATATGAGAATGAATAT ACTCCCGGCTCAGCGTCGTTTGGGATGTCAGTGTTTAATCTCGGCAATGCCATCATGGGAAGTGGAATACTGGGGCTTTCCTATGCCATGGCCAATACTGGCATCGCCCTGTTTGT GATCCTGCTTGTGGCAGTATTAATCTTCTCCTTGTACTCGGTGCATTTACTACTCAAAACAGCCAATGAAGGAG GGTCTATGGTTTACGAACAGCTGGGGTATAAAGCGTTCGGGCTTCCCGGCAAACTGGCCGCCTCTTGCTCAATCACCATGCAAAACTTTGGAG CTATGGCCAGCTATCTCTTCATTGTGAAGTACGAACTACCGATAGTCATCAAGTCCTTTCTGGACACCAATGACAA ttCCTGGTACACTAACGGCGACTACCTCGTGCTGATCGTCACCGTGGGCATCATTTTACCCCTCTCATTGCTTAAAAACTTGG GTTACCTGGGATACACGAGTGGCTTCTCCTTGTTGTGCATGGTGTTCTTCCTCATTGTG GTGATCTACAAGAAATTCCAGATCCCGTGTCCTCTACCTGAAACCCTTATTAACATCACAGTGAACAGCTCTGTGTCTAAACCCAACACCACAGAGGACGACTGCTGCAAACCCAAATACTTTGTCTTCAACTCACAG ACTGTGTATGCGGTGCCCATTCTGACATTTGCATTTGTCTGCCACCCGGCGATTCTGCCCATGTACCAGGAACTCAAAGA tcgTTCCAGACAGAAGATGCAGAATGTGGCAAATGTGTCCTTTCTGGGAATGTTTGTTATGTATCTACTGGCTGCTCTCTTTGGATATCTGACCTTCAACG AGGCTGTCGAATCCGAGCTTCTTCACACTTACTCCAGGGTCTACGATTTTGATTTGGTGCTTATGATCGTGCGTTTTGCTGTTTTGGTCGCTGTGACCTTAACTGTGCCTGTGGTTCTTTTCCCT ATCCGTACCTCAGTCAACCACCTGACTGGCGCAACTAAAAACTTCAGCTGGCCCCGTCACATCTCCATTACCGTCGGCCTGCTTGTCTGCGTAAACATTCTGGTCATCTTTGTCCCCACCATCAGAGACATTTTTGGATTTATTG GTGCATCTGCTGCGGCCATGCTGATATTCATCCTGCCGTCTGCCTTCTACATCCAACTGGTGAAGAAAGAGTCTATGAAGTCTATTCAAAAAATCTCG GCACTTTTGTTCCTGATCACAGGCATCTTTGTTATGTTGGGTAGTATTACTTTGATTATTTTGGACTGGATCCACAATGCCGGAGTTTCTGAGGACACCGGCAGTGGCCACTAG
- the LOC129432189 gene encoding sodium-coupled neutral amino acid symporter 2 isoform X5 — MSNFSILKMDNSSECNGYRESPNNTHMNGMKTASSIEHMTNFSILEKDNSSECNGYRESLKKTLMNGMKKASSKKDMSNLSILEMDNSSECNGDRESPNKTLMNGMKTASSIEHMNNFSILEKDNSSECNGYRESLKKTLMNGMKTASSIEHMNNFSILEKDNSSECNGYRESPNKSPMNGINEAPGKTEMHFRPLDMNNISTNGNEPHNYQESPNKTHISQHYGFQNGPNKTHINRMNKAPGKTEMSNFSTLDVDNSSTNSNEYDGYQESPTKTPINSLQYVDVDAESQNFLSGKKKYENEYTPGSASFGMSVFNLGNAIMGSGILGLSYAMANTGIALFVILLVAVLIFSLYSVHLLLKTANEGGSMVYEQLGYKAFGLPGKLAASCSITMQNFGAMASYLFIVKYELPIVIKSFLDTNDNSWYTNGDYLVLIVTVGIILPLSLLKNLGYLGYTSGFSLLCMVFFLIVVIYKKFQIPCPLPETLINITVNSSVSKPNTTEDDCCKPKYFVFNSQTVYAVPILTFAFVCHPAILPMYQELKDRSRQKMQNVANVSFLGMFVMYLLAALFGYLTFNEAVESELLHTYSRVYDFDLVLMIVRFAVLVAVTLTVPVVLFPIRTSVNHLTGATKNFSWPRHISITVGLLVCVNILVIFVPTIRDIFGFIGASAAAMLIFILPSAFYIQLVKKESMKSIQKISALLFLITGIFVMLGSITLIILDWIHNAGVSEDTGSGH, encoded by the exons ATGAGTAACTTCAGCATTTTAAAAATGGACAACAGCAGCGAATGCAACGGTTATCGAGAAAGTCCAAACAACACTCATATGAACGG AATGAAAACAGCCTCTAGTATAGAACACATGACTAACTTCAGCATTTTAGAAAAGGACAACAGCAGTGAATGCAACGGTTATCGAGAAAGTTTGAAAAAAACTCTTATGAACGG AATGAAAAAAGCCTCTAGTAAAAAAGACATGAGCAACCTCAGCATTTTAGAAATGGACAACAGCAGCGAGTGCAACGGTGACCGAGAAAGTCCAAACAAAACTCTTATGAACGG AATGAAAACAGCCTCTAGTATAGAACACATGAATAACTTCAGCATTTTAGAAAAGGACAACAGCAGCGAGTGCAACGGTTATCGAGAAAGTTTGAAAAAAACTCTTATGAACGG AATGAAAACAGCCTCTAGTATAGAACACATGAATAACTTCAGCATTTTAGAAAAGGACAACAGCAGCGAATGCAACGGTTATCGAGAAAGTCCAAACAAAAGTCCTATGAACGG AATAAACGAAGCCCCTGGTAAAACAGAGATGCATTTCAGGCCTTTAGACATGAACAACATCAGCACCAACGGCAATGAACCCCACAATTATCAAGAAAGTCCTAACAAAACTCATATTAGTCAACACTACGGTTTTCAAAATGGTCCAAACAAAACTCATATTAACAG AATGAACAAAGCTCCTGGTAAAACAGAGATGAGCAATTTCAGCACTTTAGATGTGGACAACAGCAGCACCAACAGCAATGAATATGACGGTTATCAAGAAAGTCCAACCAAAACTCCTATTAACAG TTTGCAGTATGTCGACGTGGATGCAGAAAGCCAGAACTTTCTGTCTGGCAAGAAGAAATATGAGAATGAATAT ACTCCCGGCTCAGCGTCGTTTGGGATGTCAGTGTTTAATCTCGGCAATGCCATCATGGGAAGTGGAATACTGGGGCTTTCCTATGCCATGGCCAATACTGGCATCGCCCTGTTTGT GATCCTGCTTGTGGCAGTATTAATCTTCTCCTTGTACTCGGTGCATTTACTACTCAAAACAGCCAATGAAGGAG GGTCTATGGTTTACGAACAGCTGGGGTATAAAGCGTTCGGGCTTCCCGGCAAACTGGCCGCCTCTTGCTCAATCACCATGCAAAACTTTGGAG CTATGGCCAGCTATCTCTTCATTGTGAAGTACGAACTACCGATAGTCATCAAGTCCTTTCTGGACACCAATGACAA ttCCTGGTACACTAACGGCGACTACCTCGTGCTGATCGTCACCGTGGGCATCATTTTACCCCTCTCATTGCTTAAAAACTTGG GTTACCTGGGATACACGAGTGGCTTCTCCTTGTTGTGCATGGTGTTCTTCCTCATTGTG GTGATCTACAAGAAATTCCAGATCCCGTGTCCTCTACCTGAAACCCTTATTAACATCACAGTGAACAGCTCTGTGTCTAAACCCAACACCACAGAGGACGACTGCTGCAAACCCAAATACTTTGTCTTCAACTCACAG ACTGTGTATGCGGTGCCCATTCTGACATTTGCATTTGTCTGCCACCCGGCGATTCTGCCCATGTACCAGGAACTCAAAGA tcgTTCCAGACAGAAGATGCAGAATGTGGCAAATGTGTCCTTTCTGGGAATGTTTGTTATGTATCTACTGGCTGCTCTCTTTGGATATCTGACCTTCAACG AGGCTGTCGAATCCGAGCTTCTTCACACTTACTCCAGGGTCTACGATTTTGATTTGGTGCTTATGATCGTGCGTTTTGCTGTTTTGGTCGCTGTGACCTTAACTGTGCCTGTGGTTCTTTTCCCT ATCCGTACCTCAGTCAACCACCTGACTGGCGCAACTAAAAACTTCAGCTGGCCCCGTCACATCTCCATTACCGTCGGCCTGCTTGTCTGCGTAAACATTCTGGTCATCTTTGTCCCCACCATCAGAGACATTTTTGGATTTATTG GTGCATCTGCTGCGGCCATGCTGATATTCATCCTGCCGTCTGCCTTCTACATCCAACTGGTGAAGAAAGAGTCTATGAAGTCTATTCAAAAAATCTCG GCACTTTTGTTCCTGATCACAGGCATCTTTGTTATGTTGGGTAGTATTACTTTGATTATTTTGGACTGGATCCACAATGCCGGAGTTTCTGAGGACACCGGCAGTGGCCACTAG
- the LOC129432189 gene encoding sodium-coupled neutral amino acid symporter 2 isoform X4, with translation MSNFSILKMDNSSECNGYRESPNNTHMNGMKTASSIEHMTNFSILEKDNSSECNGYRESLKKTLMNGMKKASSKKDLSNFSILEMDNSSECNGYRESPNKTLMNGMKTASSIEHMNNFSILEKDNSSECNGYRESLKKTLMNGMKTASSIEHMNNFSILEKDNSSECNGYRESPNKSPMNGINEAPGKTEMHFRPLDMNNISTNGNEPHNYQESPNKTHISQHYGFQNGPNKTHINRMNKAPGKTEMSNFSTLDVDNSSTNSNEYDGYQESPTKTPINSLQYVDVDAESQNFLSGKKKYENEYTPGSASFGMSVFNLGNAIMGSGILGLSYAMANTGIALFVILLVAVLIFSLYSVHLLLKTANEGGSMVYEQLGYKAFGLPGKLAASCSITMQNFGAMASYLFIVKYELPIVIKSFLDTNDNSWYTNGDYLVLIVTVGIILPLSLLKNLGYLGYTSGFSLLCMVFFLIVVIYKKFQIPCPLPETLINITVNSSVSKPNTTEDDCCKPKYFVFNSQTVYAVPILTFAFVCHPAILPMYQELKDRSRQKMQNVANVSFLGMFVMYLLAALFGYLTFNEAVESELLHTYSRVYDFDLVLMIVRFAVLVAVTLTVPVVLFPIRTSVNHLTGATKNFSWPRHISITVGLLVCVNILVIFVPTIRDIFGFIGASAAAMLIFILPSAFYIQLVKKESMKSIQKISALLFLITGIFVMLGSITLIILDWIHNAGVSEDTGSGH, from the exons ATGAGTAACTTCAGCATTTTAAAAATGGACAACAGCAGCGAATGCAACGGTTATCGAGAAAGTCCAAACAACACTCATATGAACGG AATGAAAACAGCCTCTAGTATAGAACACATGACTAACTTCAGCATTTTAGAAAAGGACAACAGCAGTGAATGCAACGGTTATCGAGAAAGTTTGAAAAAAACTCTTATGAACGG AATGAAAAAAGCCTCTAGTAAAAAAGACTTGAGCAACTTCAGCATTTTAGAAATGGACAACAGCAGTGAATGCAACGGTTATCGAGAAAGTCCAAACAAAACTCTTATGAACGG AATGAAAACAGCCTCTAGTATAGAACACATGAATAACTTCAGCATTTTAGAAAAGGACAACAGCAGCGAGTGCAACGGTTATCGAGAAAGTTTGAAAAAAACTCTTATGAACGG AATGAAAACAGCCTCTAGTATAGAACACATGAATAACTTCAGCATTTTAGAAAAGGACAACAGCAGCGAATGCAACGGTTATCGAGAAAGTCCAAACAAAAGTCCTATGAACGG AATAAACGAAGCCCCTGGTAAAACAGAGATGCATTTCAGGCCTTTAGACATGAACAACATCAGCACCAACGGCAATGAACCCCACAATTATCAAGAAAGTCCTAACAAAACTCATATTAGTCAACACTACGGTTTTCAAAATGGTCCAAACAAAACTCATATTAACAG AATGAACAAAGCTCCTGGTAAAACAGAGATGAGCAATTTCAGCACTTTAGATGTGGACAACAGCAGCACCAACAGCAATGAATATGACGGTTATCAAGAAAGTCCAACCAAAACTCCTATTAACAG TTTGCAGTATGTCGACGTGGATGCAGAAAGCCAGAACTTTCTGTCTGGCAAGAAGAAATATGAGAATGAATAT ACTCCCGGCTCAGCGTCGTTTGGGATGTCAGTGTTTAATCTCGGCAATGCCATCATGGGAAGTGGAATACTGGGGCTTTCCTATGCCATGGCCAATACTGGCATCGCCCTGTTTGT GATCCTGCTTGTGGCAGTATTAATCTTCTCCTTGTACTCGGTGCATTTACTACTCAAAACAGCCAATGAAGGAG GGTCTATGGTTTACGAACAGCTGGGGTATAAAGCGTTCGGGCTTCCCGGCAAACTGGCCGCCTCTTGCTCAATCACCATGCAAAACTTTGGAG CTATGGCCAGCTATCTCTTCATTGTGAAGTACGAACTACCGATAGTCATCAAGTCCTTTCTGGACACCAATGACAA ttCCTGGTACACTAACGGCGACTACCTCGTGCTGATCGTCACCGTGGGCATCATTTTACCCCTCTCATTGCTTAAAAACTTGG GTTACCTGGGATACACGAGTGGCTTCTCCTTGTTGTGCATGGTGTTCTTCCTCATTGTG GTGATCTACAAGAAATTCCAGATCCCGTGTCCTCTACCTGAAACCCTTATTAACATCACAGTGAACAGCTCTGTGTCTAAACCCAACACCACAGAGGACGACTGCTGCAAACCCAAATACTTTGTCTTCAACTCACAG ACTGTGTATGCGGTGCCCATTCTGACATTTGCATTTGTCTGCCACCCGGCGATTCTGCCCATGTACCAGGAACTCAAAGA tcgTTCCAGACAGAAGATGCAGAATGTGGCAAATGTGTCCTTTCTGGGAATGTTTGTTATGTATCTACTGGCTGCTCTCTTTGGATATCTGACCTTCAACG AGGCTGTCGAATCCGAGCTTCTTCACACTTACTCCAGGGTCTACGATTTTGATTTGGTGCTTATGATCGTGCGTTTTGCTGTTTTGGTCGCTGTGACCTTAACTGTGCCTGTGGTTCTTTTCCCT ATCCGTACCTCAGTCAACCACCTGACTGGCGCAACTAAAAACTTCAGCTGGCCCCGTCACATCTCCATTACCGTCGGCCTGCTTGTCTGCGTAAACATTCTGGTCATCTTTGTCCCCACCATCAGAGACATTTTTGGATTTATTG GTGCATCTGCTGCGGCCATGCTGATATTCATCCTGCCGTCTGCCTTCTACATCCAACTGGTGAAGAAAGAGTCTATGAAGTCTATTCAAAAAATCTCG GCACTTTTGTTCCTGATCACAGGCATCTTTGTTATGTTGGGTAGTATTACTTTGATTATTTTGGACTGGATCCACAATGCCGGAGTTTCTGAGGACACCGGCAGTGGCCACTAG
- the LOC129432189 gene encoding sodium-coupled neutral amino acid symporter 2 isoform X3 gives MSNFSILKMDNSSECNGYRESPNNTHMNGMKTASSIEHMTNFSILEKDNSSECNGYRESLKKTLMNGMKKASSKKDLSNFSILEMDNSSECNGYRESPNKTLMNGMKKASSKKDMSNLSILEMDNSSECNGDRESPNKTLMNGMKTASSIEHMNNFSILEKDNSSECNGYRESPNKSPMNGINEAPGKTEMHFRPLDMNNISTNGNEPHNYQESPNKTHISQHYGFQNGPNKTHINRMNKAPGKTEMSNFSTLDVDNSSTNSNEYDGYQESPTKTPINSLQYVDVDAESQNFLSGKKKYENEYTPGSASFGMSVFNLGNAIMGSGILGLSYAMANTGIALFVILLVAVLIFSLYSVHLLLKTANEGGSMVYEQLGYKAFGLPGKLAASCSITMQNFGAMASYLFIVKYELPIVIKSFLDTNDNSWYTNGDYLVLIVTVGIILPLSLLKNLGYLGYTSGFSLLCMVFFLIVVIYKKFQIPCPLPETLINITVNSSVSKPNTTEDDCCKPKYFVFNSQTVYAVPILTFAFVCHPAILPMYQELKDRSRQKMQNVANVSFLGMFVMYLLAALFGYLTFNEAVESELLHTYSRVYDFDLVLMIVRFAVLVAVTLTVPVVLFPIRTSVNHLTGATKNFSWPRHISITVGLLVCVNILVIFVPTIRDIFGFIGASAAAMLIFILPSAFYIQLVKKESMKSIQKISALLFLITGIFVMLGSITLIILDWIHNAGVSEDTGSGH, from the exons ATGAGTAACTTCAGCATTTTAAAAATGGACAACAGCAGCGAATGCAACGGTTATCGAGAAAGTCCAAACAACACTCATATGAACGG AATGAAAACAGCCTCTAGTATAGAACACATGACTAACTTCAGCATTTTAGAAAAGGACAACAGCAGTGAATGCAACGGTTATCGAGAAAGTTTGAAAAAAACTCTTATGAACGG AATGAAAAAAGCCTCTAGTAAAAAAGACTTGAGCAACTTCAGCATTTTAGAAATGGACAACAGCAGTGAATGCAACGGTTATCGAGAAAGTCCAAACAAAACTCTTATGAACGG AATGAAAAAAGCCTCTAGTAAAAAAGACATGAGCAACCTCAGCATTTTAGAAATGGACAACAGCAGCGAGTGCAACGGTGACCGAGAAAGTCCAAACAAAACTCTTATGAACGG AATGAAAACAGCCTCTAGTATAGAACACATGAATAACTTCAGCATTTTAGAAAAGGACAACAGCAGCGAATGCAACGGTTATCGAGAAAGTCCAAACAAAAGTCCTATGAACGG AATAAACGAAGCCCCTGGTAAAACAGAGATGCATTTCAGGCCTTTAGACATGAACAACATCAGCACCAACGGCAATGAACCCCACAATTATCAAGAAAGTCCTAACAAAACTCATATTAGTCAACACTACGGTTTTCAAAATGGTCCAAACAAAACTCATATTAACAG AATGAACAAAGCTCCTGGTAAAACAGAGATGAGCAATTTCAGCACTTTAGATGTGGACAACAGCAGCACCAACAGCAATGAATATGACGGTTATCAAGAAAGTCCAACCAAAACTCCTATTAACAG TTTGCAGTATGTCGACGTGGATGCAGAAAGCCAGAACTTTCTGTCTGGCAAGAAGAAATATGAGAATGAATAT ACTCCCGGCTCAGCGTCGTTTGGGATGTCAGTGTTTAATCTCGGCAATGCCATCATGGGAAGTGGAATACTGGGGCTTTCCTATGCCATGGCCAATACTGGCATCGCCCTGTTTGT GATCCTGCTTGTGGCAGTATTAATCTTCTCCTTGTACTCGGTGCATTTACTACTCAAAACAGCCAATGAAGGAG GGTCTATGGTTTACGAACAGCTGGGGTATAAAGCGTTCGGGCTTCCCGGCAAACTGGCCGCCTCTTGCTCAATCACCATGCAAAACTTTGGAG CTATGGCCAGCTATCTCTTCATTGTGAAGTACGAACTACCGATAGTCATCAAGTCCTTTCTGGACACCAATGACAA ttCCTGGTACACTAACGGCGACTACCTCGTGCTGATCGTCACCGTGGGCATCATTTTACCCCTCTCATTGCTTAAAAACTTGG GTTACCTGGGATACACGAGTGGCTTCTCCTTGTTGTGCATGGTGTTCTTCCTCATTGTG GTGATCTACAAGAAATTCCAGATCCCGTGTCCTCTACCTGAAACCCTTATTAACATCACAGTGAACAGCTCTGTGTCTAAACCCAACACCACAGAGGACGACTGCTGCAAACCCAAATACTTTGTCTTCAACTCACAG ACTGTGTATGCGGTGCCCATTCTGACATTTGCATTTGTCTGCCACCCGGCGATTCTGCCCATGTACCAGGAACTCAAAGA tcgTTCCAGACAGAAGATGCAGAATGTGGCAAATGTGTCCTTTCTGGGAATGTTTGTTATGTATCTACTGGCTGCTCTCTTTGGATATCTGACCTTCAACG AGGCTGTCGAATCCGAGCTTCTTCACACTTACTCCAGGGTCTACGATTTTGATTTGGTGCTTATGATCGTGCGTTTTGCTGTTTTGGTCGCTGTGACCTTAACTGTGCCTGTGGTTCTTTTCCCT ATCCGTACCTCAGTCAACCACCTGACTGGCGCAACTAAAAACTTCAGCTGGCCCCGTCACATCTCCATTACCGTCGGCCTGCTTGTCTGCGTAAACATTCTGGTCATCTTTGTCCCCACCATCAGAGACATTTTTGGATTTATTG GTGCATCTGCTGCGGCCATGCTGATATTCATCCTGCCGTCTGCCTTCTACATCCAACTGGTGAAGAAAGAGTCTATGAAGTCTATTCAAAAAATCTCG GCACTTTTGTTCCTGATCACAGGCATCTTTGTTATGTTGGGTAGTATTACTTTGATTATTTTGGACTGGATCCACAATGCCGGAGTTTCTGAGGACACCGGCAGTGGCCACTAG